Proteins from a single region of Engystomops pustulosus chromosome 5, aEngPut4.maternal, whole genome shotgun sequence:
- the HAS2 gene encoding hyaluronan synthase 2 — MHCERFICILRILGTTLFGVSLLLGITAAYIVGYQFIQTDNYYFSFGLYGAILALHLLIQSLFAYLEHRKMKRSLETPIKLNKSVALCIAAYQEDPDYLRKCLLSVKRLTYPGMKVIMVIDGNNDDDLYMMDIFSEIMGNDLSATYIWKNNFHEKGPGETEESHKESIQQVTQLVLSNRYVCIMQKWGGKREVMYTAFKALGRSVDYVQVCDSDTVLDPASSVEMVKVLEEDHMVGGVGGDVQILNKYDSWISFLSSVRYWMAFNIERACQSYFGCVQCISGPLGMYRNSLLHEFLEDWYNQEFLGSQCSFGDDRHLTNRVLSLGYATKYTARSKCLTETPIEYLRWLNQQTRWSKSYFREWLYNAMWFHKHHLWMTYEAVITGFFPFFLIATVIQLFYRGRIWNILLFLLTVQFVGLIKSSFASALRGNIVMVFMSLYSVLYMSSLLPAKMFAIATINKAGWGTSGRKTIVVNFIGLIPITVWFTILLGGVIYTIWRETKKPFAESEQTVLIIGAILYACYWVMLLTLYVALITKCGRRKKEQQYDMVLDV, encoded by the exons ATGCATTGTGAACGATTTATATGTATCCTAAGAATACTTGGAACTACCCTCTTCGGAGTGTCCCTCTTACTAGGAATTACAGCTGCTTATATTGTAGGGTATCAGTTTATCCAAACGGACAACTACTACTTTTCTTTTGGACTATATGGTGCCATATTAGCACTACATCTCCTCATCCAAAGCCTCTTTGCTTACCTAGAGCACCGGAAGATGAAGAGATCTCTTGAAACCCCTATCAAACTGAATAAATCAGTTGCCCTATGTATTGCTGCATATCAAGAGGACCCTGACTACTTACGAAAATGTTTACTGTCTGTGAAACGGTTGACCTATCCCGGAATGAAGGTCATCATGGTTATCGATGGTAACAACGACGATGACCTCTACATGATGGATATATTTAGCGAAATTATGGGGAACGATCTAAGTGCCACTTATATCTGGAAAAATAACTTCCACGAAAAAGGTCCGGGGGAAACAGAAGAATCGCACAAAGAGAGTATACAACAAGTCACACAGCTGGTTCTCAGCAACCGATACGTGTGTATCATGCAAAAATGGGGAGGCAAACGTGAAGTGATGTACACGGCCTTCAAAGCTCTGGGGCGAAGCGTGGATTATGTGCAG GTATGCGATTCTGATACAGTCCTTGACCCAGCTTCATCTGTTGAGATGGTAAAAGTTTTGGAAGAAGACCACATGGTGGGAGGAGTTGGCGGAGATGTGCAG ATTTTGAATAAATACGACTCCTGGATCTCCTTTCTAAGTAGTGTGAGATACTGGATGGCCTTCAACATCGAGAGAGCCTGTCAGTCCTACTTTGGTTGTGTCCAGTGTATTAGTGGACCTCTTGGGATGTACAGAAACTCCTTGCTACATGAATTCTTAGAAGATTGGTACAATCAAGAATTTTTGGGTTCCCAATGTAGCTTCGGAGACGACAGGCATCTTACCAACCGAGTTTTGAGTCTTGGCTATGCAACCAAATACACAGCACGATCCAAATGCCTTACCGAAACCCCTATCGAATATCTAAGGTGGCTTAACCAGCAGACCCGTTGGAGCAAGTCCTACTTCCGTGAATGGTTATACAACGCTATGTGGTTCCACAAACACCATCTATGGATGACCTATGAAGCTGTGATCACCGGATTCTTCCCATTTTTCTTAATTGCCACTGTAATCCAGTTATTCTACCGAGGACGCATCTGGAACATCCTCCTTTTTCTGTTGACTGTACAATTTGTTGGCCTCATCAAGTCTTCGTTTGCCAGTGCTCTCCGAGGGAATATTGTTATGGTTTTCATGTCGCTTTACTCAGTGCTTTATATGTCCAGTTTACTACCTGCCAAGATGTTCGCTATCGCAACCATCAACAAAGCAGGTTGGGGCACATCGGGAAGAAAAACTATTGTTGTCAATTTTATAGGATTAATTCCTATAACCgtgtggtttacaatccttctagGTGGTGTCATATACACCATATGGAGGGAAACAAAAAAGCCATTTGCAGAATCGGAACAGACTGTTCTAATAATCGGTGCAATATTATACGCGTGCTACTGGGTGATGTTATTGACTTTGTACGTGGCTTTGATCACGAAATGTGGCAGGCGGAAGAAGGAACAGCAATACGACATGGTACTTGATGTATGA